In one Rattus rattus isolate New Zealand chromosome 16, Rrattus_CSIRO_v1, whole genome shotgun sequence genomic region, the following are encoded:
- the Zar1l gene encoding ZAR1-like protein isoform X2 has translation MGAPVFLARPMVPAYVSQLCMDPYNRVQLQVVPTQMNPNVSLCLHRANTKDVGIQVSIHVDKSVQCSLGSQTLHSSSLSDRTSSRKPTEAWRAGQRGLIQLPQGGEDKKSRELTGPTEANQLVPPTRSQDDDKQDTLSQLKESGEAYAPSPQDRKSKQVRANTTSVSIYFQFLEPKYGYFHCKDCKTRWESAYVWCITGTNKVYFKQLCSKCQKSFNPYRVEAIQCQTCLSSRCSCSQKKRHNDLRRPHRQELCGHCKDKKFPCSVSYSFK, from the exons ATGGGAGCTCCCGTTTTCCTAGCCAGGCCTATGGTACCAGCGTACGTCTCACAGCTCTGTATGGACCCTTACAACAGGGTTCAGCTTCAAGTCGTTCCTACTCAGATGAACCCCAACGTGAGTCTATGTCTACATAGGGCCAACACCAAGGACGTGGGCATCCAGGTGAGCATTCACGTGGATAAGTCAGTGCAGTGCTCACTGGGGTCACAGACACTACACAGCAGCTCCCTCTCGGACAGAACCAGCTCCAGGAAGCCCACTGAAGCTTGGAGAGCAGGCCAGAGAGGCTTGATCCAGCTACCCCAGGGTGGGGAAGACAAGAAAAGCCGGGAGCTCACAGGACCTACAGAGGCCAATCAGCTGGTGCCACCTACAAGGAGCCAGGATGATGACAAGCAGGATACACTCTCCCAGCTGAAGGAATCGGGGGAGGCATATGCCCCCAGCCCTCAGGACCGGAAGAGCAAGCAGGTACGTGCAAACACA acttctgtttctatttattttcagtttttggaACCTAAATACGGCTATTTTCACTGTAAAGATTGTAAGACAAGATGGGAGAGTGCTTATGTGTGGTGCATCACAGGTACCAACAAA GTTTATTTCAAACAGCTCTGTAGCAAGTGCCAAAAGAGTTTTAACCCTTACCGAGTAGAAGCAATCCAATGCCAG ACCTGCTTAAGTTCCCGCTGTTcctgttctcaaaagaaaaggcacaaCGATCTCCGGAGGCCACACCGCCAGGAGCTCTGCGGCCACTGCAAAGACAAGAAATTCCCCTGTAGTGTTTCCTATAGCTTTAAATAA
- the Zar1l gene encoding ZAR1-like protein isoform X1, with amino-acid sequence MDRFLRVPRGYGIIQPLTYPGPRSHSQQQNWPQNMGAPVFLARPMVPAYVSQLCMDPYNRVQLQVVPTQMNPNVSLCLHRANTKDVGIQVSIHVDKSVQCSLGSQTLHSSSLSDRTSSRKPTEAWRAGQRGLIQLPQGGEDKKSRELTGPTEANQLVPPTRSQDDDKQDTLSQLKESGEAYAPSPQDRKSKQFLEPKYGYFHCKDCKTRWESAYVWCITGTNKVYFKQLCSKCQKSFNPYRVEAIQCQTCLSSRCSCSQKKRHNDLRRPHRQELCGHCKDKKFPCSVSYSFK; translated from the exons ATGGATCGCTTTCTCCGTGTTCCTCGTGGCTACGGGATCATACAGCCTTTGACCTATCCTGGCCCCAGGTCACACAGTCAACAGCAAAATTGGCCACAAAACATGGGAGCTCCCGTTTTCCTAGCCAGGCCTATGGTACCAGCGTACGTCTCACAGCTCTGTATGGACCCTTACAACAGGGTTCAGCTTCAAGTCGTTCCTACTCAGATGAACCCCAACGTGAGTCTATGTCTACATAGGGCCAACACCAAGGACGTGGGCATCCAGGTGAGCATTCACGTGGATAAGTCAGTGCAGTGCTCACTGGGGTCACAGACACTACACAGCAGCTCCCTCTCGGACAGAACCAGCTCCAGGAAGCCCACTGAAGCTTGGAGAGCAGGCCAGAGAGGCTTGATCCAGCTACCCCAGGGTGGGGAAGACAAGAAAAGCCGGGAGCTCACAGGACCTACAGAGGCCAATCAGCTGGTGCCACCTACAAGGAGCCAGGATGATGACAAGCAGGATACACTCTCCCAGCTGAAGGAATCGGGGGAGGCATATGCCCCCAGCCCTCAGGACCGGAAGAGCAAGCAG tttttggaACCTAAATACGGCTATTTTCACTGTAAAGATTGTAAGACAAGATGGGAGAGTGCTTATGTGTGGTGCATCACAGGTACCAACAAA GTTTATTTCAAACAGCTCTGTAGCAAGTGCCAAAAGAGTTTTAACCCTTACCGAGTAGAAGCAATCCAATGCCAG ACCTGCTTAAGTTCCCGCTGTTcctgttctcaaaagaaaaggcacaaCGATCTCCGGAGGCCACACCGCCAGGAGCTCTGCGGCCACTGCAAAGACAAGAAATTCCCCTGTAGTGTTTCCTATAGCTTTAAATAA